Proteins from a genomic interval of Bradyrhizobium sp. CCBAU 53340:
- the ruvB gene encoding Holliday junction branch migration DNA helicase RuvB, with protein sequence MSDPKANRMVSPERRSDDVGDTALRPQSLSDFVGQQQARKNLSIFIEAARKRGEALDHVLFVGPPGLGKTTLAQIVAKELGVGFRATSGPVIAKAGDLAALLTNLEERDVLFIDEIHRLSPAVEEVLYPAMEDFQLDLIIGEGPAARSVKIELSKFTLVGATTRAGLLTNPLRDRFGIPIRLNFYTIEELESIVTRGARVLNVGMSADGANEIARRARGTPRIAGRLLRRVRDFASAANADKIDRKIADHALSALEVDAAGLDAMDRRYLTTIATNYGGGPVGVETMAAALSEPRDAIEDIIEPYLIQCGYLQRTPRGRLLTSHAFRHLGIAEPSRDAAAQFGLFGTEDDDD encoded by the coding sequence GTGAGCGATCCCAAGGCCAACCGCATGGTCTCGCCCGAGCGCCGCAGCGACGATGTCGGCGATACCGCGTTGCGTCCGCAATCGCTGTCCGATTTCGTCGGCCAGCAGCAGGCGCGCAAGAATCTCTCGATCTTCATCGAGGCGGCGCGCAAGCGCGGCGAGGCGCTGGATCATGTGCTGTTCGTCGGCCCGCCCGGTCTTGGCAAAACCACGCTGGCGCAGATCGTGGCCAAGGAACTTGGCGTCGGCTTTCGCGCCACGTCGGGTCCAGTGATCGCCAAGGCCGGCGATCTCGCTGCGCTGCTGACCAATCTCGAGGAGCGGGACGTGCTCTTCATCGACGAGATCCATCGCCTCAGCCCTGCTGTGGAAGAAGTGCTCTATCCTGCGATGGAGGACTTTCAGCTCGACCTCATCATTGGCGAAGGCCCGGCGGCGCGCTCGGTCAAGATCGAGCTGTCGAAATTCACCCTCGTCGGCGCCACCACACGCGCCGGCCTGCTCACCAATCCGTTGCGCGACCGCTTCGGCATTCCGATTCGCCTCAACTTCTATACGATTGAAGAGTTGGAGAGCATCGTCACACGTGGTGCGCGCGTGCTCAATGTCGGCATGAGCGCCGACGGCGCCAACGAGATCGCACGCCGCGCCCGCGGCACGCCGCGTATCGCCGGCCGCCTGTTGCGTCGTGTGCGCGATTTCGCCTCCGCTGCCAATGCCGATAAGATCGACCGCAAGATCGCCGACCATGCGCTCAGCGCGCTGGAGGTCGACGCCGCCGGCCTCGACGCTATGGATCGCCGCTACCTCACGACGATCGCAACGAACTACGGCGGCGGCCCTGTCGGCGTCGAGACGATGGCCGCGGCGCTGTCCGAGCCGCGCGATGCGATCGAAGACATCATCGAGCCTTATCTGATCCAGTGCGGCTATCTCCAGCGCACGCCGCGCGGCCGCCTGCTGACCTCGCATGCCTTCCGCCATCTCGGCATCGCCGAACCGTCGCGCGATGCGGCGGCGCAGTTCGGGCTGTTCGGCACCGAAGATGACGATGACTAG
- the ybgC gene encoding tol-pal system-associated acyl-CoA thioesterase, producing MTAHLDGEIRDGRHHMQVRVYYEDTDFSGIVYHANYLRYMERGRTNHLRLMGAEQQALFDQPETEGAGFAFVVRSMHLDFLKPARMDDVLDVVTWPVAVKGASIMLAQEVRRGEDVLVKAEVRVAFISGGRAQPIPKSIRTLMKADLIS from the coding sequence GTGACAGCTCATCTCGACGGCGAGATCCGCGACGGCCGCCATCATATGCAGGTCCGCGTCTACTACGAGGACACGGATTTCTCCGGCATCGTCTATCACGCCAATTATCTGCGCTACATGGAGCGCGGGCGCACCAATCATCTGCGGCTGATGGGCGCTGAACAGCAGGCGCTGTTCGACCAGCCCGAGACCGAAGGCGCCGGCTTTGCCTTTGTCGTTCGCTCGATGCATCTGGACTTCCTCAAGCCCGCGCGGATGGACGACGTGCTCGACGTCGTGACTTGGCCGGTGGCGGTGAAGGGCGCCTCCATCATGCTGGCGCAGGAGGTGCGGCGCGGTGAGGATGTGCTTGTGAAGGCCGAGGTGCGCGTTGCCTTCATCAGCGGCGGCCGCGCGCAGCCGATTCCGAAATCGATCCGCACGCTGATGAAAGCCGATCTGATTTCGTGA
- a CDS encoding type 1 glutamine amidotransferase — MARITIIETGQVPPKYREQHGSFPDMFERMVRAEDPTAEVDVVSIPNGDALPDPTKLEAVLITGAAAGVYDGLDWIAPLEDFVRSAYANKTPMVGVCFGHQLIAQALGGTVRKSDKGWGIGRHVYQVLPENGVVDGEAVAIACSHQDQVIEAPSDALTILSSEFTPHAGLLYANGATLTVQPHPEFDVGFAQVCCELRDGKAPDDVVATAKASLAEPMDSAKLGGAITRFLAKR; from the coding sequence ATGGCACGCATCACCATCATCGAGACCGGACAGGTCCCGCCAAAATATCGCGAGCAGCATGGCTCCTTTCCGGACATGTTCGAGCGCATGGTCCGCGCCGAGGATCCGACCGCCGAGGTCGATGTCGTCAGCATCCCGAACGGCGATGCGCTGCCAGATCCGACCAAGCTGGAAGCGGTGCTGATCACCGGCGCTGCTGCCGGCGTCTATGACGGGCTCGACTGGATCGCGCCGCTGGAAGATTTCGTCCGCAGCGCCTACGCCAACAAGACGCCGATGGTCGGTGTCTGCTTCGGCCATCAGTTGATCGCGCAGGCGCTCGGCGGCACCGTGCGCAAGTCCGACAAGGGCTGGGGCATCGGCCGGCACGTCTATCAGGTGCTACCCGAGAACGGTGTCGTTGACGGCGAAGCTGTTGCGATCGCCTGCTCGCATCAGGATCAGGTGATCGAGGCGCCTAGTGATGCGCTGACGATCCTCTCATCCGAATTCACCCCGCATGCCGGCCTGCTCTACGCCAATGGCGCGACGCTGACGGTGCAGCCGCACCCGGAGTTCGACGTTGGGTTCGCGCAAGTCTGCTGCGAACTGCGCGACGGCAAGGCGCCGGATGATGTCGTGGCGACGGCGAAGGCTTCGCTAGCAGAGCCGATGGACAGCGCGAAGCTGGGTGGGGCGATCACAAGATTCCTGGCGAAGCGCTGA
- a CDS encoding YebC/PmpR family DNA-binding transcriptional regulator, whose product MAGHSQFKNIMHRKGRQDAQKSKLFGKLAREITVAAKLGTPDPAMNPRLRAAVIAARQENMPKDNIERAIKKALGNDGENYDEIRYEGYGPGGVAVIVEALTDNRNRAASDIRSFFTKSGGNLGETGSVSFMFDRTGVIEYDRSVADDDAVLDAAIEAGADDVVSGEGGHEIYASTESYRDVAKALEAKFGEPRKAALIWKPQNTVAVDDETGEKLLKLMDLLNEHDDVQQVYANFEVSDALMAKMGG is encoded by the coding sequence ATGGCCGGACATTCCCAATTCAAGAACATCATGCACCGCAAGGGGCGGCAGGATGCCCAGAAGTCGAAGCTGTTCGGCAAGCTGGCGCGGGAAATCACTGTCGCGGCCAAGCTCGGTACGCCTGACCCCGCCATGAACCCCCGCCTGCGCGCCGCCGTGATCGCCGCGCGGCAGGAGAACATGCCGAAGGACAATATCGAGCGCGCCATCAAGAAGGCGCTCGGCAACGATGGCGAGAACTATGACGAGATCCGCTACGAGGGCTACGGCCCGGGCGGCGTTGCCGTCATCGTCGAGGCGCTGACCGACAACCGCAACCGCGCCGCCTCCGACATCCGCTCCTTCTTCACCAAATCCGGCGGCAATCTCGGCGAAACCGGCTCGGTCTCCTTCATGTTCGACCGCACCGGCGTCATCGAATACGACCGCAGTGTCGCCGATGACGACGCGGTGCTCGATGCCGCGATCGAGGCCGGCGCAGACGACGTCGTCTCGGGTGAAGGCGGCCACGAAATCTACGCCTCGACCGAAAGCTATCGCGACGTCGCCAAGGCGCTGGAAGCCAAGTTCGGCGAGCCGCGCAAGGCCGCGCTGATCTGGAAACCGCAGAACACGGTCGCGGTCGATGACGAGACCGGCGAGAAGCTCTTGAAGCTGATGGACCTGCTCAACGAGCATGACGACGTCCAGCAGGTCTACGCCAATTTCGAGGTATCGGACGCCCTGATGGCGAAGATGGGCGGGTAG
- a CDS encoding LysR family transcriptional regulator: MNLRQLEILRAVIRHRTTVAAADELALSQPAVSNALKTMEAQAGFALFERVNNRLFPTAEAMALYKESEAIFTLHAKLENRVRDLRENRAGHLAIVATPPLAYSIIPTALSGFLRRRPETRVFFDVRRYEGIIEGVLSHVAELGFALGLTHHPGIAHEVVHTGEMVCVLPPQHPLAGKHVISASDLSGLPFIGLERGTRLGEAVRESFARAGAPFQPSVEVRYCNTACVLAAAGVGAAVVDPFSPRQNGGQGLVVRPFTPTTRAVAYMLWSEAEPLSRLAKAFLGEIRKESALLARTASHQQDGTGSD; this comes from the coding sequence ATGAACCTGCGCCAGCTCGAGATCCTGCGTGCCGTCATCCGCCATCGCACTACGGTGGCGGCGGCCGACGAGTTGGCGCTGTCGCAGCCGGCGGTCAGCAACGCGTTGAAGACGATGGAAGCGCAGGCGGGCTTTGCCTTGTTCGAGCGCGTCAACAACCGGCTGTTTCCGACTGCGGAGGCGATGGCGCTCTACAAGGAAAGCGAGGCGATCTTCACGCTGCATGCCAAGCTCGAGAACCGCGTGCGCGATCTGCGCGAAAATCGCGCCGGGCATCTTGCAATCGTAGCGACGCCGCCGCTCGCCTACAGCATTATTCCCACTGCGCTGTCGGGCTTCCTGCGCCGCCGCCCGGAGACACGCGTGTTCTTCGACGTGCGGCGCTACGAAGGCATCATCGAAGGCGTGCTCAGCCATGTTGCCGAGCTCGGCTTCGCCCTCGGCCTGACGCATCACCCTGGCATCGCGCATGAAGTGGTGCACACCGGCGAGATGGTGTGCGTGCTGCCGCCGCAGCATCCGCTCGCAGGCAAGCACGTCATCTCGGCCTCTGATCTCTCCGGCCTGCCCTTCATCGGGCTCGAACGCGGCACGCGGCTCGGCGAAGCCGTGCGCGAGAGCTTTGCGCGCGCCGGCGCGCCGTTCCAGCCGAGCGTCGAGGTGCGCTATTGCAACACGGCCTGCGTGCTGGCGGCCGCCGGCGTCGGCGCGGCCGTTGTCGATCCCTTCTCACCGCGGCAGAACGGCGGACAGGGCCTCGTGGTCCGGCCGTTCACACCGACGACGCGCGCGGTCGCCTATATGCTATGGTCGGAGGCCGAACCGCTGTCGCGTCTGGCAAAGGCCTTTCTCGGCGAAATCCGCAAGGAGAGCGCGCTTCTGGCACGGACAGCGTCACACCAGCAAGATGGGACAGGAAGCGACTGA
- a CDS encoding metallophosphoesterase, whose protein sequence is MITRRHLIRSIGGLSALGVSTAAYGVGVEPVLRLRVTRYHPTPRQWPADFPLKIAVIADIHACDPWMSLDRIEAIVDHANALKPDIIVLLGDYVAGLHQVTRIIPANEWARVLAGLKAPLGVHAVMGNHDYWDDRTVQQAGYGPTIAHRALEAAGIPVYENDVVRLSKDGRSFWLAGLGDQLAFLPARRSRSTGRFGADDLNATLAKVTDDAPVILLAHEPNIAPRVPARVALQLSGHTHGGQIRLLGWSPAVSRQQGLRLAYGHFRLKCDVIVSGGLGCSIIPVRVGVPPEIVEVNLGRAPVLTLS, encoded by the coding sequence ATGATTACACGTCGTCATCTCATCCGTTCCATCGGCGGTCTCTCCGCGCTCGGCGTCTCGACTGCGGCTTATGGTGTCGGCGTCGAGCCGGTGTTGCGGCTCCGGGTCACCCGCTATCACCCGACCCCACGGCAATGGCCTGCGGATTTTCCATTGAAGATCGCCGTGATCGCCGACATCCATGCCTGCGATCCCTGGATGTCGCTGGATCGGATCGAGGCGATCGTCGACCACGCCAATGCGCTCAAGCCTGACATCATCGTGCTGCTCGGCGATTATGTCGCCGGCCTTCACCAGGTCACGCGGATCATTCCGGCGAATGAATGGGCCAGGGTGTTGGCCGGCCTCAAGGCGCCGCTCGGCGTCCATGCCGTGATGGGCAATCACGACTATTGGGACGACAGGACCGTGCAGCAGGCCGGGTACGGGCCGACCATCGCGCATCGCGCGCTGGAGGCGGCCGGCATTCCGGTCTACGAGAACGACGTCGTTCGCCTCAGCAAGGATGGCCGCTCGTTCTGGCTCGCCGGCCTCGGCGATCAGCTTGCCTTTCTGCCGGCGCGACGCTCCCGGAGCACGGGTCGCTTCGGCGCCGACGATCTCAATGCGACGCTCGCCAAGGTTACGGACGATGCTCCGGTGATCCTGCTCGCGCACGAGCCCAACATTGCGCCGCGCGTGCCCGCTCGCGTCGCGTTGCAATTGTCCGGCCACACCCATGGCGGCCAGATCCGGCTGCTCGGTTGGTCGCCGGCCGTTTCGCGGCAACAGGGCCTCCGGCTCGCCTACGGTCACTTCCGCCTGAAGTGCGACGTCATCGTCTCCGGCGGGCTCGGTTGCAGCATCATTCCGGTCCGCGTCGGCGTGCCTCCGGAGATCGTCGAGGTCAATTTGGGACGGGCCCCAGTGCTAACTCTGTCCTAG
- a CDS encoding methyl-accepting chemotaxis protein, which produces MAFALFRKRLPETAAPAAAPQAAAAQPAAPSEPAPAPDADSAREILELLELELGAMIRQLERAANSVAGGAEATAATLADIRHRTDALTGRTNAAQSNASSFAHAADKFTQSAQGIGAQVREAGKLADQASEAAQEARANVDRLRESSAAIGNVVNLIAQIARQTTLLALNSTIEAARAGEAGRGFAVVATEVKALAVQTQSATEEITKKIDALQRDAAGSADAVHRISQAIEAIRPVFDTVNGAVAEQNATTSEVSGNAASASEFISSVGESAAEIDAATKAAEIHGEDVASAGKAVTTFAQKLKSRCAVLLKQSEHDDRRKTERLPCHLKFESARGVLPVYEIAMDGVLIGGADASRLAPQAIVEGSLEDVGACRLRVIEQAKAGARTQFVSPDAALREKIEDKLWSIHEENTEFVTRAMEAGNALTRLFEQAVARGEVGINDLFDTDYVEIAGTDPQQYRTKYLDWADRALPPFQEAFLARDPRMAFCAMVDRNGFLPVHNKIYSHPQRPGDPGWNMANSRNRRIFNDPAGLAAARNLRSYLVQSYARDMGNGNTVMMREIDVPIRVQGRHWGGFRTAYKL; this is translated from the coding sequence ATGGCGTTTGCATTATTTCGGAAGCGTCTGCCGGAAACGGCCGCGCCTGCGGCGGCCCCTCAGGCTGCGGCTGCGCAGCCGGCGGCCCCTTCCGAGCCCGCTCCGGCCCCTGACGCCGATTCGGCCCGGGAAATCCTGGAGCTGCTGGAACTCGAGCTCGGTGCGATGATCCGCCAGCTCGAACGCGCGGCCAATTCGGTGGCGGGCGGCGCCGAGGCGACCGCGGCAACGCTGGCGGACATCCGCCATCGCACCGACGCGCTGACCGGGCGAACCAACGCGGCGCAGTCGAACGCCTCCAGCTTTGCCCATGCCGCCGACAAGTTCACCCAGTCCGCGCAAGGCATCGGCGCTCAGGTCCGCGAAGCGGGCAAGCTCGCCGACCAGGCCAGCGAAGCGGCCCAGGAGGCCCGCGCCAATGTCGACCGCCTGCGCGAATCCTCCGCGGCGATCGGCAACGTCGTCAACCTGATCGCCCAGATCGCGCGGCAGACCACCCTGCTCGCGCTCAACTCCACCATCGAGGCCGCGCGCGCGGGCGAGGCCGGCAGGGGCTTTGCGGTCGTCGCCACCGAGGTCAAGGCGCTCGCGGTGCAGACCCAGAGCGCGACCGAGGAGATCACCAAAAAGATCGACGCGCTCCAGCGCGACGCCGCCGGCTCCGCCGACGCGGTGCACCGGATTTCGCAGGCGATCGAGGCGATCCGCCCGGTGTTCGATACCGTCAACGGCGCGGTGGCCGAACAGAACGCCACCACCAGCGAAGTCTCCGGCAATGCCGCCAGCGCATCGGAATTCATCAGCTCGGTCGGCGAGAGCGCGGCCGAGATCGACGCCGCGACCAAGGCCGCCGAGATCCACGGCGAGGACGTCGCCAGCGCCGGCAAGGCGGTGACGACCTTCGCGCAGAAGCTGAAATCGCGTTGCGCGGTGCTGCTCAAGCAGAGCGAGCACGACGATCGCCGCAAGACCGAGCGGCTGCCCTGCCATCTCAAATTCGAGAGCGCGCGCGGCGTGTTGCCGGTCTACGAGATCGCGATGGACGGCGTCTTGATCGGCGGAGCGGACGCAAGCCGGCTCGCGCCGCAGGCGATCGTCGAGGGCAGCCTCGAAGACGTCGGCGCCTGCCGCCTGCGCGTGATCGAGCAGGCCAAAGCCGGCGCCCGCACCCAATTCGTCAGTCCCGATGCCGCGCTGCGCGAGAAGATCGAAGACAAGCTCTGGTCGATCCACGAGGAGAACACCGAGTTCGTGACCCGCGCGATGGAGGCGGGCAATGCGCTGACCCGGCTATTCGAGCAGGCGGTCGCCCGCGGCGAGGTCGGGATCAACGACCTCTTCGACACCGACTACGTCGAGATCGCCGGCACCGATCCGCAGCAATACCGCACGAAATATCTTGATTGGGCCGACCGCGCCCTGCCGCCGTTCCAGGAGGCCTTTCTCGCCAGGGACCCACGCATGGCATTCTGCGCCATGGTCGACCGCAACGGCTTCCTGCCGGTCCACAACAAGATCTATTCGCATCCGCAACGACCGGGCGACCCCGGCTGGAACATGGCCAACAGCCGCAACCGGCGAATCTTCAACGATCCGGCGGGGCTCGCTGCCGCCCGCAACCTGCGCTCGTACCTGGTCCAGAGCTACGCGCGCGACATGGGCAACGGCAACACCGTGATGATGCGCGAGATCGACGTCCCGATCCGCGTGCAGGGCCGGCACTGGGGCGGATTCCGCACGGCTTACAAGCTGTAG
- the ruvA gene encoding Holliday junction branch migration protein RuvA: MIGKLKGLIDSYGEDYVVLDVGGVGYQVHCSARTLQHLPAPGEAAVLSIETYVREDQIKLFGFRTDQEREWFRLLQTVQGVGAKVALAVLGTLVPADLANAIALRDKAAVARTPGVGPKVAERIVTELKDKAPAFANVDPAVVHLAGAVDDQRAPRPVADAISALVNLGYGQPQAAAAIATASRNAGENAETAQLIRLGLKELSK; the protein is encoded by the coding sequence ATGATCGGCAAGCTCAAGGGTCTGATCGATTCCTATGGCGAGGATTATGTCGTCCTCGACGTTGGCGGCGTCGGCTATCAAGTGCACTGTTCCGCCCGCACGCTGCAACATCTTCCCGCGCCGGGCGAAGCCGCCGTATTGTCGATCGAGACCTATGTCCGCGAGGATCAGATCAAACTGTTCGGCTTCCGCACCGATCAGGAGCGCGAATGGTTTCGTCTGCTCCAGACCGTGCAGGGCGTCGGCGCCAAGGTCGCGCTCGCGGTGCTCGGCACGCTGGTGCCGGCCGATCTCGCCAACGCGATTGCATTGCGCGACAAGGCCGCGGTGGCGCGCACGCCCGGTGTTGGCCCGAAGGTCGCCGAACGCATCGTCACCGAGCTGAAGGACAAGGCGCCGGCCTTCGCCAATGTCGATCCGGCCGTCGTGCATCTCGCCGGCGCCGTCGACGATCAGCGCGCGCCGCGGCCTGTAGCGGATGCGATTTCGGCGCTGGTCAATCTCGGTTACGGCCAGCCACAAGCGGCCGCAGCGATTGCAACGGCGTCTCGGAATGCCGGTGAAAATGCGGAGACCGCGCAGCTCATTCGTCTCGGCTTGAAGGAGCTCTCGAAGTGA
- the ruvC gene encoding crossover junction endodeoxyribonuclease RuvC, which yields MTALPIRQPVRIIGIDPGLRRTGWGVIEADGNRLIYVACGSVEPPDDLPLSSRLLAIHEGLAAILSNHQPMEAAVEQTFVNKDGVATLKLGQARGVAMLAPAMFGISVAEYAPNQVKKTVVGAGHADKQQIAMMLKILLPKAEPPSADAADALAIAITHAHHRQSTALRLKVAGL from the coding sequence ATGACCGCGCTCCCGATTCGCCAACCCGTTCGTATCATCGGCATCGACCCCGGCCTGCGCCGCACCGGCTGGGGCGTGATCGAGGCCGACGGCAACCGCCTGATCTACGTCGCCTGCGGTTCGGTGGAACCGCCGGACGATCTGCCGCTGTCGAGCCGGCTATTGGCGATCCATGAGGGGCTCGCGGCCATTCTCTCCAACCATCAGCCGATGGAAGCCGCGGTCGAGCAGACTTTTGTGAACAAGGACGGTGTCGCCACGCTGAAGCTCGGCCAGGCCCGTGGCGTCGCCATGCTGGCGCCCGCAATGTTCGGCATCTCGGTCGCCGAATACGCGCCGAACCAGGTCAAGAAGACCGTGGTCGGCGCTGGCCACGCCGACAAGCAGCAGATCGCGATGATGCTGAAGATCTTGCTGCCGAAAGCCGAGCCGCCGTCGGCAGACGCCGCGGACGCGCTGGCCATTGCCATCACCCACGCTCATCACCGCCAGAGCACGGCGCTGCGGCTGAAGGTGGCCGGGTTATGA
- a CDS encoding nuclear transport factor 2 family protein, producing the protein MSRPPLPPFTRETAAQKARMAEDAWNSRDPVRVSLAYTEDSRWRNRSEVFQGREAIVAFLTRKWEKEQDYRLIKDLWAFDENRIAVRFQYEWHDASGQWYRSYGNEQWEFDEHGLMRRREASINDIAIAEKDRRFHWPAPGPRPADVPGLGTDPF; encoded by the coding sequence ATGTCGCGCCCGCCGCTTCCGCCTTTCACTCGTGAGACCGCCGCGCAGAAGGCGCGCATGGCCGAGGACGCCTGGAATTCGCGCGATCCGGTGCGCGTCTCGCTTGCCTATACCGAGGACAGCCGCTGGCGTAACCGCTCGGAAGTATTCCAGGGTCGCGAGGCCATCGTCGCCTTCCTTACCCGCAAATGGGAGAAGGAGCAGGACTATCGCCTGATCAAGGATCTCTGGGCCTTCGACGAGAACCGCATCGCAGTGCGCTTCCAGTACGAATGGCACGACGCCAGCGGCCAGTGGTATCGCTCCTACGGCAACGAGCAGTGGGAGTTCGACGAGCACGGCCTGATGCGGCGGCGCGAGGCTTCGATCAACGATATCGCGATTGCGGAGAAGGATCGCCGGTTTCACTGGCCGGCGCCCGGGCCGCGGCCGGCGGATGTGCCGGGGTTGGGGACGGATCCGTTCTGA